One genomic segment of Sander lucioperca isolate FBNREF2018 chromosome 10, SLUC_FBN_1.2, whole genome shotgun sequence includes these proteins:
- the LOC116049463 gene encoding G-protein coupled receptor 20-like — MMAFNSTESWLLINTSFPILPVIGSPSNRSGIEAYLQRLAHLDEGLYNDFYGLWIALMVINSLIFLVGMVLNTVALYVFCFRTKQKTTSVIYTINLAVTDLLVNLSLPTRILLYYSGGACLTCSYLHIFSYFVNMYCSILFLTCICVDRYLAIVQVEASRRWRNSSVAKCVCVSVWLCAIVVTYSFLSTAFQHPGCCLSKLLFLTITEFFLPLIIIMVFTLRIMWALADRRLMQQSRERRRRAVQLLTTVLIIFTVCFTPFHIRQVVVYFHPDMPHHVIAYHLTVTLSSLNSCMDPVVYCFVTNNFQATMRNIFRRAEPEQTSGDIISMQHSSKASGRTANAITSNMIMMTKIPTSLQRDNLGKNHSM; from the exons ATGATGGCCTTCAACAGCACTGAGTCCTGGCTTTTAATCAATACTTCATTTCCCATCCTGCCTGTAATAGGCAGTCCAAGTAACAGAAGTGGGATTGAAGCATATCTTCAAAGACTGGCTCATTTAGACGAGGGGCTCTACAATGACTTTTACGGTCTTTGGATTGCACTGATGGTCATAAACTCTCTCATATTCTTG GTGGGCATGGTGCTCAACACAGTTGCACTTTATGTTTTCTGTTTCCGCACCAAGCAAAAGACCACCTCTGTGATCTATACTATCAACTTGGCGGTGACAGACCTCTTGGTGAATCTCTCTCTGCCGACTCGCATCTTGCTCTATTACAGTGGAGGAGCTTGTCTCACCTGCTCCTACCTGCACATCTTCAGCTACTTTGTCAACATGTACTGCAGCATCTTGTTTCTGACCTGCATATGTGTTGACCGATACCTCGCCATCGTGCAG GTTGAAGCTTCCCGTCGTTGGAGGAACTCCAGTGTggccaaatgtgtgtgtgtctctgtctggcTGTGTGCAATCGTGGTCACCTACTCCTTCCTTTCTACTGCTTTCCAGCACCCAGGCTGCTGCCTCTCAAAGCTCCTCTTTCTTACCATCACTGAGTTCTTTCTACCCCTCATCATCATTATGGTCTTCACTTTGCGGATTATGTGGGCACTCGCCGACCGCCGCCTGATGCAGCAGAGCAG ggagaggagaaggagggctGTCCAGCTCCTGACCACGGTGCTGATCATCTTCACTGTCTGCTTCACACCCTTCCACATCAGACAG GTGGTGGTATACTTTCACCCTGACATGCCTCATCATGTGATAGCCTACCACTTGACTGTCACTCTCAGCAGTTTGAATAGCTGTATGGACCCTGTCGTCTACTGCTTTGTTACGAATAATTTCCAG GCCACCATGAGAAATATTTTTCGCCGCGCAGAGCCCGAGCAGACAAGTGGCGACATCATCAGCATGCAGCACAGCTCCAAGGCCTCAGGGCGGACAGCGAACGCCATCACTAGTAATATGATTATGATGACCAAGATCCCCACTTCACTGCAGAGAGACAATCTGGGGAAGAACCACTCAATGTAA